A portion of the Pecten maximus unplaced genomic scaffold, xPecMax1.1, whole genome shotgun sequence genome contains these proteins:
- the LOC117321163 gene encoding uncharacterized protein LOC117321163 yields the protein MLREMGDVEKASERAGSNMAFLSLWDMGGHVPFQATHNVFISSHGIYLLVFRLTDLFKHKTETDRLKKWIRMIGTFSAVEYNAPKLKEHHPPIIFVGTFLDELKKTFPDYDRKIAEIKLSISKFPEISCHKYVRFCAIDNSLEKHQGDGNLEKLRKKIVDLAEYQDQWGRELPSKWLQLEMDLLKIRKQGTKVLTLTEVEEMNLKSIAPLDDMEEIKLALEYLHCTRSLIYFREIDSIIIDPQFLVDFFSVLITDTEFLSNDDLKVVEDLELYKENGELTPELINSLLCREKTKAFLPHLSHLLALMEKFGLIVKMQIPESTTGHVRFSETYTVPSKLVELPDISTISECVKGRVVSRSLCFIFKDVFVPEELFHRVFATVLRSFKTASLSRQNLKEVHTTNATTEKETCLFRGFGLFEINDLYSMILSMHWERSAIAVTLLSPTQPELPQDSGCHVRERVERILQEMLQMSCQQHFQYTYNLHCNFHLNPYDTPLDLFSVFKAKEGLPCKGEECRGKHRLTQSDVLFWGLSDEACTPSQRLNSDGEDAHLDRRPTPRELGRLSYVVEATKCSLLFIELGLSMPDITNIEHDARALAAETKITRMFLMWTCSYPNHTFRHIENAMRNSQINWDSLGRAIETGWESVTLDEMESNEDLLRPLTVSETKGILSHIGKKYFNLFLELELSVSAIEKCELDYPVAERRFEALIKLWIKTFQDQATIIRVLKAMKVCKMNWHDTAMEYCGARHAAQEGKKCCNIL from the exons ATGCTGAGGGAAATGGGTGATGTCGAAAAGGCTTCAGAACGAGCTGGATCTAACATGGCATTTCTGTCCCTTTGGGATATGGGTGGACACGTGCCATTTCAGGCTACGcacaatgtatttatttcatccCACGGCATCTATCTACTAGTTTTCAGGTTGACGGATCTTTTCAAACACAAAACTGAAACAG ATAGACTGAAGAAATGGATTCGGATGATTGGGACATTTTCAGCAGTAGAATACAATGCGCCCAAGTTAAAGGAACATCATCCTCCAATCATATTCGTTGGTACCTTCCTTGATGAATTAAAGAAAACATTCCCG GACTACGACAGAAAGATAGCGGAGATAAAGTTAAGTATTTCAAAATTTCCCGAAATTTCATGTCACAAGTATGTTAGGTTCTGTGCTATCGATAACAGTCTAGAAAAGCATCAAGGCGATGGAAACCTCGAGAAACTTCGGAAAAAAATCGTGGATCTAGCTGAGTACCAGGATCAATGGGGCAGAGAACTCCCTTCAAAATGGCTTCAACTCGAGATGGATTTGCTTAAAATCAGAAAACAGGGAACTAAGGTACTGACATTGACAGAGGTGGAAGAAATGAATCTTAAATCCATTGCCCCATTGGATGACATGGAAGAAATAAAACTTGCGCTTGA ATACCTGCACTGTACGAggtcattgatatattttcgGGAGATTGACTCCATCATCATCGACCCTCAGTTCCTTGTGGACTTCTTCAGTGTTTTGATTACCGATACCGAGTTTCTCTCAAACGACGACCTCAAGGTGGTCGAAGATCTAGAGTTGTACAAGGAAAATGGCGAGTTGACTCCGGAGTTGATCAATAGTCTTCTCTGTCGAGAAAAAACGAAAGCCTTTCTTCCTCATCTGTCTCATCTTCTTGCCTTGATGGAAAAATTTGGGCTGATAGTAAAGATGCAAATTCCAGAAAGCACTACAGGTCATGTACGTTTCAGTGAAACGTATACCGTTCCCAGCAAACTTGTAGAGCTTCCAGACATCAGTACTATTTCTGAATGTGTTAAGGGCCGTGTTGTCTCAAGAAGTCTGTGCTTCATATTCAAAGATGTCTTTGTACCAGAGGAGTTGTTCCATCGAGTCTTTGCCACGGTCCTGAGGAGTTTCAAAACGGCATCGCTTTCAAGACAAAACTTGAAAGAAGTACATACAACAAATGCGACGACGGAAAAGGAGACCTGTCTTTTCAGGGGATTCGGCCTTTTTGAGATCAACGATCTCTATAGTATGATCTTGTCCATGCACTGGGAACGATCAGCGATTGCGGTGACATTGCTCAGTCCTACACAACCCGAACTTCCGCAAGACTCCGGATGTCATGTTAGAGAAAGAGTAGAGCGAATTCTACAGGAGATGCTACAGATGAGTTGTCAGCAGCATTTCCAGTACACATACAATCTACACTGTAACTTTCACCTGAATCCTTATGACACTCCCTTAGATCTGTTCAGTGTCTTCAAAGCAAAGGAAGGTCTGCCCTGTAAAGGGGAGGAATGTCGAGGAAAACACAGACTAACGCAATCAGACGTATTATTCTGGGGATTATCAGATGAG GCGTGTACACCATCACAACGACTAAACTCCGATGGag AAGACGCACACCTTGACCGAAGGCCAACACCCCGGGAACTTGGTCGACTGTCGTATGTGGTTGAAGCAACCAAATGTTCCTTACTCTTCATCGAGCTTGGACTTTCAATGCCAGATATCACAAACATAGAGCATGATGCAAGGGCCCTAGCGGCGGAAACAAAAATTACAAGGATGTTCCTGATGTGGACATGTTCCTACCCTAATCATACGTTTCGCCACATTGAAAACGCAATGAGGAATTCTCAAATAAATTGGGACAGTCTTGGCAGAGCCATAGAGACAGGTTGGGAAAGTGTCACACTAG ATGAAATGGAATCTAACGAAGATCTCCTTCGGCCTCTTACCGTCAGTGAAACGAAAGGTATTCTAAGCCATATTGGCAAGAAGTACTTCAATTTGTTTCTAGAGCTTGAGCTTTCCGTCTCCGCCATAGAAAAATGTGAACTGGATTACCCTGTTGCTGAAAGAAGGTTCGAGGCTCTTATCAAACTTTGGATCAAAACTTTCCAAGATCAGGCAACCATTATCAGGGTTCTGAAGGCAATGAAAGTGTGCAAAATGAACTGGCATGATACTGCGATGGAATATTGTGGTGCCAGACATGCAGCTCAAGAAGGGAAAAAGTGCTGTAACATTTTGTAA